In Edaphobacter bradus, the following are encoded in one genomic region:
- a CDS encoding DeoR/GlpR family DNA-binding transcription regulator, giving the protein MAPKTLDRAKQILHLLLQKGTSSIEDLAATVDASPASVRRDLVKLEQRGLVHRTHGAVELAGKLTYEPFRFDAAFPLREERFADEKRRIAIAAAEMVAEGDTIALSPGTTTTQVARSLRHREGIHIVTSAVNIGMELSSQPNAKVTLTGGSIRWPGSFSMVGATAFNSIQKLYFDKVFMGATGVHPEFGLTVIESDEALILGEMVKHAKQVVAVVDASKLGMVSANKVCEPAQIHTIITDDSIDPEVAELFRRQHIHVLAV; this is encoded by the coding sequence GTGGCTCCAAAGACCCTCGATCGCGCAAAACAGATCCTTCATCTGCTCCTGCAAAAGGGCACTAGCAGCATCGAAGACCTCGCCGCCACCGTCGATGCCTCACCGGCCAGCGTCCGCCGCGACCTCGTCAAGCTCGAGCAGCGGGGCCTAGTGCATCGCACCCACGGCGCCGTGGAGCTTGCAGGCAAGCTCACTTACGAGCCGTTCCGCTTCGATGCGGCCTTCCCTCTCCGCGAAGAACGGTTCGCCGATGAGAAGCGACGCATCGCGATAGCCGCCGCGGAGATGGTCGCGGAAGGCGATACGATTGCGCTCTCCCCCGGCACCACCACCACCCAGGTCGCTCGCAGCCTCCGCCACCGCGAGGGCATCCACATCGTCACCAGCGCGGTCAACATCGGCATGGAACTCTCCAGCCAGCCCAACGCCAAAGTCACTCTTACCGGAGGCTCTATCCGCTGGCCCGGCTCCTTCTCCATGGTCGGCGCCACTGCCTTCAACTCGATCCAGAAGCTCTACTTCGACAAGGTCTTCATGGGCGCAACCGGCGTCCACCCTGAATTCGGTCTCACCGTGATTGAGTCTGACGAAGCCCTCATCCTCGGCGAGATGGTCAAACACGCGAAGCAGGTCGTCGCCGTCGTGGACGCCAGCAAGTTGGGGATGGTCAGCGCCAACAAGGTCTGCGAGCCGGCGCAGATTCACACGATCATCACCGACGACAGCATCGATCCGGAAGTTGCTGAACTTTTTCGGCGCCAGCACATCCATGTGCTCGCCGTCTAA
- a CDS encoding alpha/beta hydrolase family protein — MNTCREFLDAPPNEIPVRGFLHPSIGSGKDCLVLTHGAGANCDSPLLATLADAFCASGLTVLRCDLPFRQLRPHGPPPRGSVERDQLGLRAAIVAMRRKTSGRVFLGGHSYGGRQASMLAASEPGLVDRLLLLSYPLHPPQRPSELRTGHFTSLQTPALFVHGTRDGFGSIEAAMELIPAQTELLPITGTGA; from the coding sequence ATGAACACTTGTCGAGAATTCTTAGATGCCCCACCGAATGAAATACCCGTTCGTGGGTTTTTGCATCCCTCTATCGGTTCGGGCAAGGATTGTCTCGTCTTGACGCACGGCGCGGGGGCGAACTGCGACTCTCCACTTCTTGCGACACTTGCCGATGCGTTCTGCGCCTCGGGGTTGACCGTCCTTCGTTGTGATCTCCCCTTCCGTCAGTTGCGACCGCACGGCCCACCGCCACGCGGTAGTGTAGAACGTGACCAACTTGGACTTCGAGCGGCAATTGTGGCTATGCGACGAAAGACTTCGGGTCGTGTCTTCCTGGGTGGTCATTCGTACGGAGGGAGACAGGCATCGATGCTTGCTGCGTCTGAACCCGGCCTCGTTGATCGGCTTCTACTGCTCTCGTACCCGCTCCACCCACCACAACGACCTAGTGAATTGCGGACAGGGCACTTTACGAGCTTACAGACCCCTGCGCTGTTTGTTCACGGCACACGGGATGGGTTCGGCTCTATCGAAGCGGCGATGGAGCTCATCCCAGCACAAACTGAACTGCTTCCGATCACCGGTACGGGGGCATGA
- a CDS encoding carboxypeptidase regulatory-like domain-containing protein, translated as MRNPYQGTRTTTPEWSTTLMQATKAVLLICLLVAIPVALAQGVSGRIVGTVVDPTGAVLANATIAISNQDTGAITKVTTNGSGQYRADTLRPGNYQIKIEAPGLQTIVSNGNVVTVDNATVVDITMKVGSTSDTVVVSSASPLIDTTSSSLGEVLNANDITSLPLNGRVFSQLVQTVPGSVAAGFGSAPEAAAGAGSSGSITASVNGMPWGGTTYTLDGVNNMELLNAFINVTPPLDAIQELKISTNNADITVGTYGGAQVNAFLKSGTNAFHGSAYEFFRDDALNAYKWRAKSKAPYRANQFGGSIGGPIIHNKAFFFADYQGLLLRNGISYILTVPTDLMKQGTFLKSQFPAAIYDPTTGAPFPTVTTPQGDAWQIPRARFDKVSANMVNGNTIWPTATNQNAISNNFNANTVEPDNNHQFDVKGDYQFGPSDRIFVRESYQRRDLTAPSPGTRFIQIGDVNATTRDHNAAIGYSHIFSTSMVNELRLGFNRFYTLDFGNDYGTNQNTAVGIPNGNDAAFGATGFGNFSIGNIVQTGSQGWTNSHRISNSYQLTDNLTKAWGSHTFTFGEDFRRLQASLTNSDANKNGDFSYISDYTSSCTMQPNCSNPTGGNQFASFLLGMPSSTDRGYVATKPATRATLLGVYAQDQYRIRRNLTLILALRWDLITAAIDKNNKQSNFNLVTGMLEFATDGNRAPNVDNYYGGYSPRVGFAYTPAGNNTTVSGAFGVTHFPGNFGAMGGFLERNFPFFEVFNSPAQQRNVPLPSISVTGLPQYVPTPITAPVQPPPGVGVSLMARNFQPDLAYAWNLGVQQRLTNSASFSITYVGTRGVHLFRRYNINTPPPGNTPFNSRLPYKYFNSQGQQYATNIGYATADGSSMYHGLQTEFKMSLMHGLTGRVNYTWSKEIDDMSVWWPLNDRYNRGEGTNQAPNIPQNFIASLVYKLPFGRGERWMAGASRPAQILVGGWQLSTFTRLQSGSPLTFNAAFDNLGSGVTNRANVTCSSVRTIGSVSKWFDTSCFVTPGPLLLGNSGSGKVHGPRFYNADLSLSKTETIHEQVKITVQADAFNVSNTPHYSNPDTNLSHSNFGQISGANGIPRQFQLGAHLTF; from the coding sequence ATGCGCAACCCATATCAAGGCACTAGAACCACTACCCCCGAGTGGTCGACCACATTGATGCAGGCAACAAAGGCTGTCCTTTTGATCTGTCTACTCGTTGCGATCCCCGTTGCTTTGGCCCAAGGTGTCAGCGGACGCATTGTCGGTACAGTTGTGGACCCAACAGGTGCCGTTCTCGCCAATGCCACCATAGCCATCTCCAACCAGGACACAGGCGCCATCACCAAAGTGACGACCAACGGCAGCGGCCAGTACAGGGCCGATACCCTCCGTCCAGGCAACTACCAGATTAAGATTGAGGCCCCCGGTCTGCAGACGATCGTCTCCAACGGCAATGTGGTCACGGTCGACAATGCAACGGTCGTTGATATCACCATGAAGGTCGGCTCCACCAGCGACACCGTGGTGGTCTCATCAGCGAGTCCGCTCATTGATACTACGAGCTCCTCGCTGGGTGAAGTTCTCAATGCCAACGACATCACAAGCCTTCCGCTAAACGGGCGTGTCTTCTCACAACTGGTTCAAACCGTTCCTGGGTCGGTCGCCGCAGGATTTGGCAGCGCGCCAGAGGCGGCTGCCGGAGCCGGCAGTTCAGGTTCGATCACTGCCAGCGTCAACGGAATGCCATGGGGAGGAACCACCTACACGTTGGACGGCGTGAACAATATGGAGCTGCTGAACGCCTTTATCAATGTCACTCCGCCGCTCGATGCCATCCAGGAGCTGAAGATCTCAACCAACAACGCCGACATCACCGTAGGGACCTATGGAGGAGCGCAGGTAAACGCCTTTCTTAAATCTGGCACCAACGCATTCCACGGCTCGGCGTATGAGTTCTTCCGCGACGATGCCTTAAACGCATATAAGTGGAGAGCCAAATCGAAGGCGCCCTATCGAGCCAATCAGTTCGGCGGCTCGATCGGCGGGCCGATCATTCACAACAAGGCATTCTTCTTTGCGGACTATCAGGGACTGCTGCTGCGTAACGGGATCAGCTACATTCTGACGGTTCCCACTGACCTGATGAAGCAGGGGACCTTCCTCAAGAGCCAGTTCCCAGCCGCCATCTATGATCCCACGACCGGGGCGCCCTTCCCCACAGTCACCACGCCCCAAGGTGATGCCTGGCAGATACCGCGGGCACGGTTCGATAAGGTCTCCGCCAACATGGTCAATGGCAATACCATCTGGCCGACGGCGACCAACCAGAACGCAATCAGCAACAATTTCAACGCCAACACCGTTGAACCAGACAACAATCACCAGTTCGACGTGAAGGGCGATTACCAGTTCGGCCCAAGCGATCGTATCTTCGTGCGCGAATCCTACCAGCGCCGCGACCTCACAGCGCCTTCACCCGGAACACGTTTCATCCAGATCGGCGACGTGAATGCAACCACGCGCGATCACAATGCTGCCATCGGCTACAGCCACATCTTCTCGACCAGCATGGTCAACGAGCTGCGCCTCGGCTTCAACCGTTTCTATACCCTCGACTTCGGCAATGACTACGGAACCAACCAGAACACCGCAGTCGGTATCCCGAACGGCAACGATGCCGCCTTTGGGGCCACGGGATTCGGCAACTTCTCCATCGGCAACATCGTCCAGACCGGCTCGCAGGGATGGACCAACTCGCACCGCATCAGCAACTCCTACCAGTTGACCGACAACCTCACCAAAGCGTGGGGTTCGCATACCTTTACCTTTGGTGAAGACTTTCGCCGGTTGCAGGCTTCGCTGACTAACTCCGATGCCAACAAGAACGGCGATTTCAGCTATATCTCCGACTACACCAGCAGCTGCACCATGCAGCCCAACTGTTCCAATCCCACAGGAGGCAATCAGTTCGCAAGCTTCCTGCTTGGAATGCCGTCAAGCACCGATCGCGGATATGTTGCCACAAAGCCGGCGACACGTGCGACCCTGCTCGGTGTCTATGCGCAGGATCAGTACCGTATCCGAAGAAATCTGACATTGATCCTGGCGCTTCGCTGGGACTTGATTACTGCTGCGATCGACAAGAACAACAAACAGTCCAACTTCAACCTGGTTACGGGCATGCTTGAATTCGCGACCGATGGAAACCGTGCGCCGAACGTCGACAACTACTATGGGGGCTACTCTCCTCGTGTCGGTTTCGCGTATACACCAGCAGGCAACAACACAACCGTCAGCGGCGCATTTGGTGTCACGCACTTTCCGGGAAACTTCGGCGCCATGGGTGGATTCCTCGAGCGTAACTTTCCGTTCTTCGAGGTCTTTAACTCTCCCGCGCAGCAGCGGAACGTTCCACTTCCGTCTATCAGCGTAACCGGCCTTCCTCAATATGTACCGACGCCAATCACCGCGCCTGTCCAACCGCCACCCGGCGTTGGAGTCTCTCTGATGGCGAGAAACTTCCAGCCTGACTTGGCCTATGCATGGAACCTCGGGGTGCAGCAGAGGCTCACTAACTCCGCCTCGTTCAGCATCACGTATGTCGGAACCCGCGGCGTTCACCTGTTCCGCCGGTACAACATCAACACGCCTCCGCCAGGAAACACGCCCTTCAACTCCCGGCTTCCTTACAAGTATTTCAACAGCCAGGGTCAGCAGTATGCGACCAACATCGGATATGCAACAGCCGACGGCTCCTCCATGTATCACGGCCTCCAGACCGAGTTCAAGATGAGCCTGATGCATGGCCTGACTGGCCGGGTGAACTATACATGGTCGAAGGAGATCGACGATATGAGCGTGTGGTGGCCTCTTAATGACCGCTACAACCGGGGCGAAGGCACCAATCAGGCCCCAAACATCCCCCAGAACTTCATCGCCAGTCTTGTCTACAAGCTTCCCTTCGGTCGCGGTGAGCGCTGGATGGCGGGAGCATCGCGGCCTGCGCAAATTCTGGTAGGGGGATGGCAGCTGAGCACCTTCACCAGGCTGCAATCAGGCTCGCCGCTGACGTTCAACGCCGCATTCGACAACCTGGGAAGCGGCGTAACCAACCGCGCCAACGTGACCTGCTCCTCGGTAAGGACTATCGGCTCCGTGTCGAAGTGGTTCGATACAAGCTGCTTCGTAACGCCCGGGCCGCTTCTGCTGGGCAACTCAGGATCGGGAAAGGTGCATGGTCCGCGCTTCTACAACGCAGATCTATCGCTATCGAAGACCGAGACGATTCATGAACAAGTGAAGATCACCGTCCAGGCCGACGCCTTCAACGTGTCCAACACTCCGCACTACTCCAATCCGGATACCAACCTCTCGCACTCCAACTTCGGACAGATCAGCGGAGCCAACGGCATCCCCAGGCAGTTCCAGTTGGGGGCCCATCTCACCTTCTAA